GCAATATCGAAACAGACGATTAGATCTACCTCGCCGACATCGATGCCTTCCTCGGCGACACACGTGGCGATTAATGTATTTACTGCACCGGTACGGAACTGCCGCATGGCGGCAATCTGTTCGTGTTGCGTCACGGCGCGAATTCCGGTCGTGCCTCCTTGTCCTAGTGATGGAAAATGTTGTTAACGTATAAACGGAGGGCTTAGtttattgtaatttaaaaaTCTTTTATAACAATTTAAGCATTTACCCAAAAGGGATTATGCTAAGTTataaatgatggaaaataaactgCTGTTTGAATACAATATAACCTTGCATGCATTTGTCTTACCTACAATACATCTAGCGCGAATCAGCGGTTCATTTTGACTTAATATGCGCTGGATCATTGCAACCGAATCGCGATATTCACAAAACACTATGGCCTTCGAGTCTGGTTGTTCCTTGAAGAACGTCATCAGTTGCTTTTCCAACAAACGATACTTAGGATGGCCAAAATCCACATCATCATTACCAGTCAAACAGCTTACATCCCCATCCGAAGGGTAGTACTGCTCGCGCAACTGATACAAAAACGTTTTTATCTGAGGATCCATTGCGACGAAGTACTTCTCCTGGTGGTTCTGCTGAGCTGCACCGCCTCCACCATCGGTAAAGTAGTTAAGAAATGCCCGAATACCGTGTCTGACGAGCAGGCTGAGCGCATGGTACATGCTGATGCACACGCTGAAATCGGAAATGATGTTACTATGGTTGGGATGCCGTTGCATGAGCGCATTGGTACGATAGCGCTTCTGTTCCATGATGAACAAGCCCGGAGACAGGACATTGGGGTACCGCGAAAAAACTTTTGCCTCAAGCAACCGGCGCAGGTATGGATCCACGAGCATAAGCAGCTGCTCACGTATCTGCTGTATCGTGCTGCTCAACGGAATCACGATAGTGCGCACATCCCTCCGGAAGGTGTACGGCTTCACGTCTATCGAGTTGTCCCACCGAACCTCGATGTGGGAGATGAGCAGGTTACGGATTACCTCTCCTACGTCCTCGAGTGTACGGCCTGGCGTCGCCGAGAGGGCCAACACGCGGAAGTGTCGGTTACGCTCGATGATCGTTTTCAGGACCTCCGTGTACGCATATCGTCCTTTTGCTTTGTGCGCCTCGTCAACCACGATGAGCCGCACCTTTTCGGCGGGAAAGCCCTGTTCGGGGTTCTTCAAATCGGCCATCACGACCTGAGGTGTTGCGTAGAAAACGCGCTTCGACTGCCATATCGAGAAGCGATTCTTTCGCTGCTGCTTGCCAGTAATTTCGGCTGTGTCCGACTTGGGAATGCCCATGATGTGATAGCATGCCTCGATCTGCTGGCTTACAAGCGGGCGTGTTGGAGCCATGAAAATTACCTTGCCGGTCGGATACCAACGGTAGATGTTGTACATCACTACGGCGGCTATGAACGTTTTGCCTAAACCGGTGGGAAGCACGACCAGCGTGTTTTTGAACAGGGCTGCCTTCGTGATGTTAAATTGATACTGCCGCATGGGATAGTTCGTGGGGTAGATCCAGCTATCGCCGGCGTTATTATCAAATCCATCGTATTGGTTGCTTTTGCGGAGATGCAAGGCATCTTGTTGCGGACCGTACGGATTATCTAGCAAGTCCAGCAAGCTCTTATCCAGCTGATTGAACTCATCATCGTCGAAAAGGTCTTTTTCCAACGAAGCATCGCGTAGCGAGTTGCTGCTCACGTTAGGAACGTCGGATGAATTCTCGATGTCGCTTTGGTGCTTTCCATCcgaacgattttccatttttgtttcagatTTTTCCTCCGGTACCACCTGTAATGTTCAGCTAATGGATTAGTATACGACAACGAGAAGCATTTAGGAACTGTACTCAACGGCAACGAAACTGGATTCAACGACAACTAGATGATGCGCTAgtcacactgaacatggaccttaatgcactacaagaaatacgatggctaagGAATGGTGTGCGTAGTAGAATGCtagtggtggaaaacggtaccatatgtactacagctgccacgaccgcccCTGTAATCCAATAAACAATATGTTAACTAGTAAATAAACAGACACGGTTTTATCGACACTACGAAGCTAGACGGAAGGTTTAACCGtataaacgaaaaacgaagtAGTGCCTTCTATGTTATCAtacatcttcttcttcattaCTAAAGGTTTAAAACGGTACGATGTTTGCTGTGATTGTTTTGGTACAATTTCTGTTTATGACATAAAATGACAGCTGCTGCTCATGTCAGCTCCTCTTTGCTGGTCACATAACTATGTGTAGCTATAAAATAATCTGCAAAAAGTTAATGCAGTATAAATCGTTGTAGAGCacagcataattcaattaTCGAAATTGATGCAAAAGCATTTGCTTAAGAACTATTTTCTCTCGAACTTCCCTTCGCCATTGTTGCCTTCCCTTTGTAtaacaaaacaataattaaaCTAAAAATAGATTATACGCTTTCAAAATTGTATATCATCTGTGATTCATTCCAAATAGTTGTTATTATGcaacaaaaatcatttcaCAATGTTTCAAATCATTATTACGTATCGTAAATATTTGCTTTGAAATCTTCTTTTCATTTGTAAAATTCCTCTCATGAATTATTTAGCTAAAATCTTTGAATAGCTTCTAATTTTAAACCGCCCCTGTTCTTCCGTTGGATAGCTTTTAAATTAAGAAGAACCTCTTCCGATCACATGTTACTTCCAATAATTTAGAAACCAATTTTATCCAATGCAACGCAACGAAAAAACGTTACCAGCTTCAAGAGTAATTGAACAATATCATGATTGTTTTCTATAGATAAATGATTTGAATCATTACGTCAGTTGCTCTTTGAAGATATACTTTCCAGCAGATTTGATACTAAGTTTCCTTCTAACATTCTCCTAATAGGTCCAATAATATCGTTGCAAAGGAGATTGTTTCATATCACTTTAAAAATTAACTTGTAACATACTACATTGGATTCATGGCAAATAAGCAGATGTTAACAAATCATTAAATTATGAAGCACGCATTAAGATACGGTCtacaattttatttcgaaGGACAAGCCgaaacaacaaagaaaaaagcagTGGTTACTTATTTGCGATACCACATTTGCAGGGTCTTCATGCGCTTGACCTTCTTCTGCAACTGAAGAACACCGTACAGCAGTGCCTCAGCTGTTGGAGGGCATCCTGGCACGTAAATATCGACAGGTATGATACGGTCGCAACCGCGCACAACCGAATACGAGTAGTGATAATAGCCACCACCGTTGGCACAGCTGCCCATCGAGATGACCCATCGCGGTTCTGGCATTTGGTCGTATACCTTTCGAAGAGCGGGGGCCATTTTGTTCGTCAATGTTCCGGCAACGATGATAACATCAGCTTGACGGGGTGACGCTCGAAATACTACACCAAATCGATCCATGTCGTACCGCGGAGCGGCGATGTGCATCATCTCCACCGCACAGCAAGCCAGGCCGAATGTTAGCGGCCAAATGGAGCCTTTGCGACCCCAGTTCAATACATCATCTAAGCGAGCGACAGTCCAATCGGCCCAGTTCGATTGTTTGGTTCCGAATGGGGAGTATGGAAGCTTTTCCGGTTTGTCTTTCTCAACTACCGGAAGAGTAGCCTTTGATCGTAGAATTTGTGCGGCACCGTTGCTTGCTGGCAACAACAGTGCCTTCGTCAACAGGGGACGAACGGCCAACATGACGATTTTGGAATTCCCTTTCTAGCGCAGGTTGGTCTAAAAtgaaaaaggattcaattaTTACGCTCGAAGATTGATTTGCAATAAAGACAATTTTCCATACTTTTTCACAGAAATGCTTCAGAACTGATTCTGGCTGACAGGATACTTTTTACATAAGCTGGCaaaagacgagaaaaaaacaacacactttGACATCTAAACCAAGTTGACTACAGTCGAGCTGCACTGACAGCGAGATATCACGATTGAACAATAATGAAAACCGTGTTgtatattaaaaaatattcgGAAATAAGAAATAAGAGAGTAAGTAAAGAAATAACTATTTGTAGTGAAATATTTTGCTCATAAAATGTCTGTAAAGAACATACAAAAGCACTAATAGACATCTTCGTTTATGAGCACGCAATTGTTGTTGTTACCGTAGCATACCAAACCTTGTTAATTTGACAGATGTTGCAACTTGCGTTTCATTCGTTCTTGGCCATAATCCCAATAGACATCGTTTAATCGTTTCCATCTTTTCGTCGTACTTAGTTTGCTCATTGTACCTTATGAAGGTGAGGACAACGGAAAATTGTCTGCATTGCTGTCCTCAAAACTGATTCATCAAGTATTTTCTCTGTATTAACCGACTCTCAACCTTTTTTCCGCAGTTTGATCTATTTCGAAATAAGGCCATTGAGTGACTATAGCAAATACTGAGTGTGAAGCAAAATCCCTTTGTgaacagtgaaaaaaaaaaagaaaaatcattagGTACGCAGTATTTCCTTGAACCAAATCCGTCTTTCTCACTATCCAGGCTATTATTTGTGCATCAGTTCGTGCATAATTCGTTCATAAGCGAAGCAATATTCTTCAATAAGCCTTACTGACGAATGGTATACGTCGATCAAAAGAGAAAtagttttcactttcctttgCTAACGTCGTCGCGCAGAAAGTGTGTGCTCTTGCCTATCCACCATGAAACtttgttttcctcatttttccttcttttccttaaTTTTTCCTCTGCAGACATGTTGGACTCCAACACTCTAGACCAGCAGTTCGAAGATTGGGAGTTTCGCTACGCCTCAAATACACTGGACACCGAATACattggaaattattttcaaagtATTGCTGGAAAATTCATGCAATTGCAAAATAACCCCAATTTAGGATTTGGTGAACAACTGCGAAGTGCACAAGATACTGATCCTGAATCGCAAGGGTTTCTGACAGGAAATTACCAATTCGACGAGCAAGCTGCTCGTGATGTTACCATTCAGCTGCTCAAATTATTCACATGCGGCCCAAATTACGATGATTTTTTACAGAGTATAAAACAGAGTGACACCGTTTTGTCTGTATGTGGCCGCGTTTTCAAAATCGGAGAGCCAACTTACAGCTGCCGAGAATGCAGTAAGTTTCGCATATAATCATTGTAAATTAAGTGTCCCTGTGCCAGTCTTTGCGGCTTCTAAATCATATCAAAACCCCGCTTTTTGCTAGAACAATCGGTCATGGTTTCACGCTATATGTGTTGACTGATTTTTATCTCTTTGATAGTATGTTGATTATTTCTACGGCATTGCAAGCTCAGAAACGTCTAAACATTACGAAAGTAACAATCCAACGGTTGCTTGGCTGGCTCGCTATAATATTACGTATTGTAAATGAAATTCATGTAAAAATTGCGATGTTGAATGTTTCCTAAAAGATTTTCTGCGCTTGTAGTGCCTTGGAAAAACAGCTTTGAATGCATTAATTATTGTTTATGTTTAGATTGATTTAATCATGAATTGAGATATAAATACTTCGTCagcttgttttcgtttctttcgcttcaaTTATGAAATGCAAAATCGGTCAATAGTTACCGTCAATTGTTAATGTTTCCAAAAGACTAATACAGTTAACCTGAACCTAAAGTTATGATAATATTATTCTTCGAGTCAATCTGCGCTATGtcagtattatttttttagattaaCTTGTTTGCATAACATaccaaatgaaaacaaatgcttAAACGAACATACGAAGACACAATTGTGTCTGAAGATATTATAAGTATTTGCTAACTCACGACTAAGCCCAATCTCATACTTACTGACATATCCTCCAAATCGATTACTCCAATTACGATTTTGTATGCCatgattttttatatattttgaTACATTTGaccaatcaaacaaaaaatccccagtagttgtttgtttaattactacatttttattttttaggCATGGATCCAACTTGCGTCTTATGCTCATCGTGTTTCAAAAAGTCCACGCATCGGAATCATAAATACAAAATGGCAACTTCCAGCGGCGGTGGTTGTTGCGATTGTGGCGATACCGAGGCATGGAAGAAAGATCCTTTTTGTAAAGATCATGATGTAAGTAACCCgattgttgcttgttttcgaATTGCAACAACTTTAACCTTTTGGGTAATGTACGGAGAATGATTAAGAATGTCGTAAACCATTAAATatttcgttttacttttgcACGATATGGTTCGCTTCTAGCAGAGCATTTCCGACCAAAAGCAGTCGCAAAGAAAGGAGCCGTTGTCGGACATGGTTAAGAAACGCTGTGAGTTAGTGTTTAGTTCCACACTCAACTTCTGCATGCATGTGCTGCAAATGGATGTAACGGGATGGAACTGTCCCGAActtgaagatgaagaaaatacGCATTGTACTATACTGTACAATGACGAAACACACACTTTCGAACAGGTAAGAGTGCTCAAAAGCTATCGGTTGgtcagaaacaaaaaataaaagaagcagGCTGATTTATGTTCAAAGTTTACAAATGTCTAATCCCAAATTTCGTTGCTCTGTGTTTCTTTTTGACTTTTCTATGTGTTGCTGCTTTAAATTTCTATCTCACCGATACGTTGGCATGCAGGTCATTCAAACGCTTACCTCGATAGTCAAGTGCCACCATAAGACAGCGATCGAGTACGTAACCAGTATTGACCGAGAAGGACGTGCCGTTGTAAAGTTTGCCTCATTCGAAGTGTGCAAGAAGCTAAAAGAGGACATCGAAAACAAAGCGACACGATCGCCTCTAGCGGGCAGAGCGTTGCCCCTGAAAGTGACCGTAATGCACCGAAACGAGGTTGCCTGCCAGCATTTAGCCATGCAAATACTCGGCTGGTATGTGTATCCCCAAACAGTCTGTGCCGCGAAAGCCTTCTCGCGAAATGATTATTCGCTATTTGCCATTGCAGGTTACAGGAATTCCTCACCAAACATTCAACATTCAGAAGCATATTCGCGGCCACGATCACCAAACCCCACGCGATGTACAACCTGAAGCACATCCTTAACAACGATCACAACCTGTGGAAGTCGGCACGCAGCTGCTGGCACCGGTTGCTCATTTCGGGCATGCTGATGGAGTACGACAACAAGAAAATCCTTGCGCAAACGTTCACCAAGCTGTATGCGTCCCTGATGCAGGACTTCATCCGGGACGACCATTACCATTCGTTCTCGATCGTGTCGCTCAGCGTGCAGCTGTTCACGGTGCCAACGATCGCGCACTATCTGATCGAGCAGGAGTCGGCGTTCTTCAAGCTGATGCACACCTACTTCTCGGAATCGATCGAGAAGCACATCAAAAACCGCCAGCTCGTGTTCGCGAAGAACACATCGACGACGAACGCGTTCAAGCGGGCGGCCTACATCCTGATCGACTTGAAGTACTTGCTCAGCTTCAAGCCGGAAAAGTGGACGCAGGAGTTGCGCACGGGTTTCGTGCACGGTGTGCAGCTGTTGGTAAAGCTGCTCAAGCACATGCAGGGCATGGACGCGGTGGTCCGCCAGGTCGGTCAGCACTTGGAGTACGAGCAAGAATGGGAGACGGCATTTACGCTTCACCTGAAGCTGTCGCATCTGATCACGCTGGTGCTGGAATGGTGCGCCACCGATCGGATCGTGCTGGTGAAGGTCTACCGGATGGTGCTCGCCGCGCTAACCGAGGTGAAGTTCATCGTGCACGAGTCCGAGATGGTGGTGTGCGAGGTCGCCGATCACAGTGCCTCCTGCCTGACGTACGAGGTGCGATCGAAGCCCGTATCAGTGCACCTGCCCCTAACGCGCTTCCTGGCCGGGTTGTATACCGAAATCGAAAAGTACGGGCTGGCGTTTGATACCATCGCGTCGAGCGTCGTAGATCGACCGACACCGGAGCAGATCATCGAGCCGGTGCTTTGCGCGCGCACCATGATGTCGCAGGTACACGCAGGGATGTGGCGCCGCAACGGTTACACTCTCGTCAATCAGCTCTTTTTCTACCGTAACGTCAAGTGCCGGTATGAGATGCTGGATCGTGACATC
This genomic interval from Anopheles nili chromosome X, idAnoNiliSN_F5_01, whole genome shotgun sequence contains the following:
- the LOC128728668 gene encoding NADH-quinone oxidoreductase subunit B 2, translating into MLAVRPLLTKALLLPASNGAAQILRSKATLPVVEKDKPEKLPYSPFGTKQSNWADWTVARLDDVLNWGRKGSIWPLTFGLACCAVEMMHIAAPRYDMDRFGVVFRASPRQADVIIVAGTLTNKMAPALRKVYDQMPEPRWVISMGSCANGGGYYHYSYSVVRGCDRIIPVDIYVPGCPPTAEALLYGVLQLQKKVKRMKTLQMWYRK